A single Pantoea deleyi DNA region contains:
- a CDS encoding S24 family peptidase: MAFQSPAQNYTETRLNLGDLVHLSPYSTYLMRSESDCPAAGILKGSVLAIDRALTPAHGQLIVAEFEGELTLRRLLLNPVPALHALDVDETIALLDVSQPLPVWGVVAYALTDVAGIGFNGPAGE, encoded by the coding sequence ATGGCCTTTCAGAGCCCTGCCCAGAACTACACTGAAACGCGCCTGAACCTGGGCGACCTGGTACACCTTTCCCCCTACTCAACCTATCTGATGCGGAGCGAATCCGACTGCCCCGCGGCCGGGATACTCAAAGGCTCTGTACTTGCAATTGATCGCGCTCTGACACCTGCGCATGGCCAGCTTATCGTTGCGGAGTTCGAAGGCGAGCTGACGCTGAGGCGGCTCCTGCTTAATCCGGTTCCCGCGCTCCATGCGCTGGACGTCGATGAGACAATTGCGCTGCTCGATGTAAGCCAGCCCCTTCCCGTGTGGGGTGTGGTGGCCTATGCCCTGACAGATGTGGCCGGGATCGGTTTTAACGGACCGGCGGGAGAGTAA
- a CDS encoding phospholipase D family protein, protein MKLNLRIVATALWLTLSTGAAVAAPSIDAGFSPEGSAQQLVLRTLDDAQQSIRLMGYSFTSPEVVKSLVAAKRRGVDVRVVVDEKGNRNKASQAAMNVVVNAGIPLRTNGQYKIMHDKVIITDGQNVELGSFNYSRSAAESNSENALVVREIPALAQTYLAHWQSRWEGGTDWQSSY, encoded by the coding sequence ATGAAACTGAACCTGCGAATCGTGGCCACCGCGTTGTGGCTGACCTTATCCACCGGCGCGGCCGTTGCTGCTCCCTCCATCGATGCCGGATTTTCGCCCGAAGGCAGTGCGCAGCAATTGGTCCTGCGCACTCTGGATGATGCCCAGCAGAGCATCCGCCTGATGGGCTACAGCTTTACCTCCCCGGAAGTGGTGAAGTCTCTCGTAGCGGCAAAACGGCGCGGCGTGGACGTCAGAGTGGTTGTTGATGAAAAAGGTAACCGCAATAAAGCCAGCCAGGCGGCGATGAATGTGGTGGTCAACGCCGGCATTCCTCTGCGTACCAATGGCCAGTACAAGATCATGCATGACAAGGTGATCATCACCGACGGACAGAACGTGGAGCTCGGCTCATTTAACTATTCACGCAGCGCAGCTGAATCAAATTCCGAGAATGCGCTGGTCGTGCGGGAAATTCCGGCACTGGCGCAGACTTACCTGGCGCACTGGCAGTCACGCTGGGAGGGGGGAACAGACTGGCAGTCTTCTTACTGA
- the repA gene encoding replication regulatory protein RepA, which yields MPQTESRTQSEVKPSRPAPLSPRERKMRSVARKRETHSPLNVFIHNSTKQKLDEICRESGLTQAEAIERLIEGNKSSD from the coding sequence ATGCCGCAGACTGAAAGCCGTACTCAATCTGAGGTAAAACCTTCCCGCCCAGCGCCTCTGAGCCCCAGAGAGCGTAAAATGCGTTCCGTTGCGCGTAAGCGTGAAACACATTCTCCATTGAACGTGTTTATTCATAACAGCACCAAGCAAAAGCTGGATGAAATCTGCAGAGAGTCTGGATTGACGCAGGCTGAAGCAATTGAACGATTAATTGAAGGTAACAAAAGTAGCGATTAA
- the tap gene encoding RepA leader peptide Tap encodes MPGKLQYLLSMLLLCNISAERRD; translated from the coding sequence ATGCCTGGAAAACTGCAATACCTTCTAAGCATGCTCCTTCTGTGCAACATAAGCGCAGAAAGGCGTGATTAA
- the repA gene encoding plasmid replication initiator RepA yields the protein MIKQLTENTSFYRQVKNPNPEFVPEQGKKTLPFCEKIREKAAGFTQRMEFQSLVAMSIARGERKRRPPELRIRALEASLQALCHYFNPLANRVGASLTTMSIRCGLATEKKRLSITRFTGACHTLEQLKLITYNTEYCKEIGCNIPTDITFTPLMWQVLDVSEEAVAAARRSRIEWENRQREKKGLPRADAGELIGAAWSFVRERFREYQKSRREHGMKRHRARKDAPRTRKDIEQLVRLQLQKEIRNGRFFGSLDAVRTEIERRVTERMKLSRGHYTRLGDDLLVTT from the coding sequence GTGATTAAGCAACTCACTGAAAACACCTCATTTTACCGGCAGGTAAAAAACCCGAATCCGGAATTTGTCCCGGAGCAGGGAAAGAAAACCCTGCCGTTCTGCGAAAAAATCCGCGAGAAAGCGGCAGGCTTCACACAGCGCATGGAGTTCCAGTCGCTGGTTGCCATGTCTATAGCCCGGGGGGAGCGTAAGCGCCGACCTCCGGAACTGCGCATACGTGCACTGGAAGCCTCGCTGCAGGCTCTATGCCATTATTTCAATCCGCTGGCCAATCGCGTAGGCGCCTCACTCACTACGATGAGTATTCGCTGCGGACTTGCCACCGAGAAGAAACGCCTTTCGATCACCCGCTTTACGGGTGCCTGCCATACGCTTGAACAGCTGAAACTCATCACGTACAACACTGAATACTGCAAAGAAATTGGCTGCAACATCCCTACGGACATCACCTTCACGCCGCTGATGTGGCAGGTGCTGGACGTCTCTGAGGAAGCCGTTGCGGCCGCACGCCGCAGCCGCATCGAGTGGGAAAACCGCCAGCGCGAAAAGAAGGGCTTACCGCGCGCCGACGCCGGTGAGCTCATCGGCGCCGCCTGGTCATTTGTCCGTGAACGCTTCCGTGAGTATCAGAAGTCACGGCGTGAGCACGGCATGAAGCGCCACCGTGCACGCAAAGACGCACCGCGCACCCGTAAGGACATCGAGCAGCTGGTACGACTGCAGCTGCAGAAAGAAATCCGTAACGGCCGCTTTTTTGGCAGCCTTGATGCCGTCCGTACTGAGATAGAGCGCCGCGTCACAGAGCGCATGAAGCTCTCACGCGGACACTACACGCGACTCGGGGACGACCTGCTGGTCACAACCTGA